The nucleotide sequence GCCCATCCAAGCTTTAGCAACTTTAGCAACTGAGTAAGCAAGTTCTTGATACTCTGGAGCCAAACCGTCTGGAAGTACTTTGTTGACAGCGAAAACGCTAATGCCTTTACCGAGGTAATTGGAAACTTGGTTAGCGGCCATTACTGCAGCATTAGTATTAGCTTCGAGTGAAGAAGCACCCAAGTGAGGAAGCATGATGTCGGAAACATCGGCAATAGTCTTATCGCCCGCAGCATCTTTAGGATAGACATCGTTTGCGTAGTAGATAGTTTTAGTCTTTTTAACTTCGCGTAAAGCCGCTTCGTCAAGGATTTCATAACGTGCACAGTTAACGAGAACCGCACCATCTTTCATGCTTGTAAGAAGTTTAGTACTAACAATGTTAGCAGTTTCTTTAGTAGCAGGCATGTGGAGTGAGATGAAATCAGAGCCAGCGAATAATTCTTCTAGGCTAACATTTTTCGCGCCATATTCAGCTAACTTGTCTTCGGATACAAATGGATCAAAAACGAGAAGTTTTACATCAAAGCCACTAAGGCGCTTTGCGAGTAGTTGACCAATGTTACCAAAACCAGCAATACCAATAGTCTTGCCAGTGAGTTCGAAACCTTGTAACTGAGCTTTCTTCCATTCGCCTGCACGAGTTGAACGGTCACCTTCGATGAAGAAACGTGCGCAAGAAATCATCATGCCAACAGCTTCTTCAGCAACGGCATTTGAATTTGCACCAGGAGTATTCATTACAGTGATATCTTTACTACGAGCATATTGGATGTCGATAGTGTTGTAGCCAGCGCCAGCGCGAACAATAACTTTAAGATTTGGGAAAAGGTCGATAACTTCTGGAGTGAGTTTCTCACTTCTAACGATCATACCTTCAGCGTCGCTGTGGGTTTTTGCGAGTTCTACGAGATCTACACCAGCTTCTTGAACAACATTAAAACCGTTGTTCTCGAGTATATCTTTGGCTGCAGTAGAAAGTTTAGTTGGAATTAAAACTTTTTGTGACATGTGTGTCTCCATAATTTATGGCTTTTGTTTAGGTGCCCCCAATATTCATCCATCTCCCTTTTTCGCAATCTTATATGACTTTCTTTTCTGTCACATAAACTTTGATTTGCCATAAATGTATAAAATTCAATGATGGAATAAATAACTTTGTACTAATAGAGGCTGTAATGATGTAACTTTAGCTCAGTGTTTGGCGTTTAATAAAGCATGTTTATAACAATCAACTTTAAATGATGGAGTCTTCATGAATAAAATATTTTTACTATGCACCTTTTTAATAGGAGCCACGCTTAGTGGCCAAGATAAGCCTAATATCGTCATCGTCATGACTGATGATCAAGGTTATGGAGATTTAAGTTGCCATGGCAATCCGATAATAAAGACTCCTAATATTGATAAGTTTTATAAAAACTCCCTGCGCTTAACGAATTATCATGTGGATCCTACTTGTGCGCCGACTCGATCAGCCCTAATGACTGGACGTTACAGTGCGCGCGTGGGTGTTTGGCACACTGTTCAAGGAAGGCATTTGATGCGTGAACGCGAAATCACTATGGCGAATGTTTTGAAAGACAATGGCTACGCAGCGGGGATTTTTGGCAAATGGCATTTAGGTGATGCTTATCCCTACCGTCCTGAAGATCGTGGCTTTACTCATGTAGTGACTCATGGTGCTGGTGGTGTAGGTCAAACTCCTGATTACTGGGGCAACGACTACTTTAATGATACCTATTATGTAAATGGTAAGTTTGTAAAATTTAATGGCTTTTGTACTGATATTTGGTTTACTGAAGCCAAGAAGTTTATGAAGCAGCAAATTGCTAAGAAAAAACCTTTCTTTACTTACATCACTCCAAACGCTCCTCATGGACCTATGCGAGCACCGCAAAAGTATTTGGATATGTACAATAAAGAGGAATTGATCAAGGGTAAAAAGCAGGTCGCGTTCTATGGTATGATCACTAATATCGATGATAATTTTGGCGAACTCCGCAAATTCTTACAAGATGAAGGTGTCGAAGATAATACAATTCTTATCTACACGACTGACAACGGTTCTTCATCGGGCAGTGCACTTTATAATGCCGGAATGACAGGTGCTAAAAACAGTAATTTTGATGGCGGTCATCGTGTGCCTTTTATCTTTCAATGGCCAAATGGTAAACTCACGGGAAATCGTGATATTAATCAGTTAACGGCACACATGGATATACTTCCGACTTTGATTGATATGCTTTCATTAAAGGCACCTAAAATCGAATTTGATGGTACAAGTCTGACTAAGATTATTAAGGGTGATCAATCAGCTTTACGCGATCGTGTTTTATTAGTAGAATCACAAAGAGTAAAAGATCCAGAGAAGTGGCGCAATACAGCAGTGATGAGTGATGAGTGGCGCTTACTCAATGCGAAACAACTCTATAATATTCGTAAAGACCCAGCACAAAAAAATAATGTAGCAGCTCAGTATCCAGAAGTTTTACAGCGACTCTCCGCGGCTTACGATGCTCGTTGGGTGGACTTAGCAAAAGAACATTACCTTTTCAGCCCGCTTGTGATTGGTGCAAAAGAAGAAAATCCAGTAACTCTTACATCTCATGATCAAATGGTTGAAAAAGGTCTCCCAAAATGGAATCAACCACATATTGTTTCAGGTGGTAATCACTTAGCCCCATGGGTAGTGAGAGTCCAGAGTGATGGAGAATATGAAATATCAGTTCGCCGTTGGGCTGCTGAGGCAGATAAGGGAATCAATGAAAAATACGTGGCTAAAAAAGCTTTGGGCGCAAGTAAAGCATTTATCAAAATTGCTGATATAGATTTGGTGAAAGAGATTCCAGAAGGCGCAAAAGAAGTCACTTTTAAAGTAAAATTAAAAACAGGACAGCAAGAACTTTTCACAGGCTTTATCAAGGCTAACGACAAACGTGAATCAAATTTTTATACTTATGTTTTGAATAAAAGTATGGCTCAAGGTGATACGAAAAATTGGCAAAGTCGTGAAGGCTTGGGCTTACCTTTAGCAGCACCGATCACAGTTGATTATCCGGAAGAAATTTTAAAGTGGGACAAAGCACTCAACGGAAAATCGAAAAAGTAACTTTCTAGATTTTACTTTCTACGGGTAATAAACCAAGGAACCAAGATTCGAATAATTGAAGTCTTGAGTTCCGTGGTTGTTGATGGAGGGTTTTGTCATGGCCACGCCAGATTAAATTTCCCTCTTGATTGATTTCGACTTTCCAAGAGTTCCGTAGGTGAAAATCGATATCCAATAATTTGCGCAGTTGACGACTGAGTGTTTTGCTTTTTAGCAAGATACCCAATTCAGAGTTAATATTAAGTGAGCGAGGATCGAGGTTGGCACTTCCGATTAAGCTCAAATCATCATCAATTAAGATCATTTTAGCATGCAGGGCCAGAGATTTATCCTCTACGGGTGCAAACATAAATAAATTACGATCTCGTGCCCAAGCACGATATTCGTATAAGTCGGCACCACTTTCAACGTACTTGCGCATGTGCTTACGGTAAAAACTGTGCGCAATCGTATGATTCGTAGATTGTAATGAATTCGTTAAAATACGAACTTCTACACCGCGCCCTTCCGCTTCAAAAATAGCTTCATCTAATTCCTGAGTGGGAATAAAGTAGGGACTGACGATATCGACTCGTTTTTTTGCTTCAGAAATTAATTTATATATATCGAGAGTGAAGTTATCATCGGTTCTATTCTCGGTATTTGCATCTACGGGAAGGTCATATAATACAGAATAGTCCGCTTGCGTAGCGAGAGATTTAAAGCGTTTCCAAGCAGTAATACGTTGAGCATGATTTTCATTTAAAGGAAAAAAGGGGCTAACAGGTGGAGTGACGGGCTTTATTTTTTCGGGATCATTTTTAATTATTTTTTCTAGTGGGAAGGACCATGGATTCGCCCAATAAATAGAGAAAATTGTACTGAGAAATGGACTGATGTTACCATTGGCAAGAAGTTCCATATCACGGAAATTAGTTTCTGCGTGTAAACCAAAGTACTCATCACCGAGATTTCTCCCGCCTAAAATAACCACATGATTATCGACGATTAGGACTTTGTTATGCATGCGGTGATCGATGCGAGAGAATTCTGTGATGTTCATGAGATAACGCATGCCAAATGAATTATAGCGGCGTTTAAAAGGATTATAGATTCTAATATCTATGTTGGGGTGTTTATGGATGTTGCTTAAGCCTTGATCTTTCTCAATGGTAAAGGTGTCATCAATGAGAAGGCGTATTTTCACACCTCTATCAGCGGCCAGAACGAGGCTATTGGCTAGTAGTTTACCCGCGTGGTCATTATTCCACAAAAAAATCTGTAAATCAATGGATGATTCGGCGGAATCTAAAGCTCGAAGACGCCACTTCAGAGCCTCAAAATGATTGTTGAGAGGGAGGAAATAGCTACGATCATGTTTGAAGTTTAATTCCGACCAAATGCCATTTGTTGTCGGTAGAGCCGCGGGCTCAAATTTATGATTCTGTTCTTTCAGCCCTGAACAAGAACTCACTAAACTTAAACAAAAGAGAGTAAGACTTATGTGCAATAGGTATTTCTTTAATTGAGTCATGGTTTAATCACTTTGATTTGTCTTGTTTAATATAGTGATGGAAATTTAGCAAACAAAGCTCTTGTGAATATTTAGGGCAAAGGGAAAATAGTTTGAATTTAAGTCGGAATGCGCTCAAAAGCTGTTTAAAATTTAACAGATTTTTAAAAAACTTGTAAGTTTATTTTAAAATTATTTGTGTTTATACCCTCGCAAGATTTTATTTTTATAATCACTCATTCGGAGATTGTAATGAAAGCTTTAAAAAGACAAGATATCATGGCCTCGCTTTTAGTCGCGGGGGCTGACCCCAATAAAATTAACGATGCGGGGCAAACACCTTTGGACATTTCGGTGTCTGCGGGAGATCTTGATAGTGTGAAATACCTCTTGGGGGGCGGAGCGCAAGTCGTTCACCAGCAGTCCTCTGTTGAACTCCATAGCGCAGTTAAATCTAGTATGCGTTCAGGAAATTTAACAAGCCTCAAGAATTTACTTAAAAAGCATCCTAAGCTCATTAACTATCGCCAAAAAAATGGTTATGGATTAGTTCACTTGGCCGTTGAAGCAGGCTCCGATAATATAATTGAATACCTCTACTCAAGAGGACTGTCATTAAACACTCGTAGTCATACAGGGGATACGCCAATACATGTGGCGGTGCATAGCGGCCGAATTAGAACACTGGAATGCCTAATGGCCATTGGTGCTAGTATAGAAATCCCCAATGAAGAGGGCAATACACCTCTCCACATAGCATGGACAATGCCGAAAATGATTAAAATTTTGATCATGGCAGGAGCCAATGCAGAATATGCCAATTTAGTAGGTGCGATGGCGCTTCACGTAGCTTCAAAAAAAGGAGCTATTGCAGCCGTGGATCAATTAATAAGTTGCGGTGTCAATATAAAAGCCCATGACTTTGATGGTCGACGAGCGATTCACGTAGCTATCCACTACCCCGAAGTGATGAAGTTCTTGATAGATAAAGATGCTGATATTGATGCTAAGGATTTTTATGGTGAATCACCCTTACATGTAGCCGTTCAAGAAGTCTGCTTTGATTCAGTCAAAATTTTACTTGAAGCAGGTGCCGATTCGTCTATGCAGAATCATCATGGTGATACCCCTCTGCATTTTGCGACCTTAAAAGGAGATTTAAAGGTGGTAGAATTACTGCTGGAATATGGTTCTAATCCTGATATCGCGAATATTCGAGGCTACACGCCCTTACATTCAGTAGCTTTAAGTGCGCTGAGTGATAAAGCGCCCTAAGTTTTCTTCGCTTCTTTGGCGCGAAGAACCGGGATAGCGAAGGTAGCTCCGAGAATCAGAATCGCACCAATTATTTGTACTGGGGACAAGCTTTCTTGATAAAGAAGGTGAGCCCATAAAAGTCCACAAAGAGGTTCAATGTAAGTGATTTGAGCCGCATTTGCGGTTTTCATTTCTTTGAGCGCAGAGAAAAATAATGAAAAGGCAAGCACTCCAATAATGAGTCCCAGAAAGGATGCAATGAGAACTTGCTTAAGACTCAGGGAAGGTGCCTCAGGAATGAAAAGAGGAAGTAAGAGTAGCGGAGTGAGAAGATTCTGAAAAAAGACAATTTCAATGCTTTGGTACTCCGTTCCATATTTTTTAAAAACAATAAAGACGAAGCTGAGAATGAAAGCACTTAATACCATGGCACAAATGCCAAGGAAATGTTTATCATCAAGACTGAATACACTCTGACTGAACATCAGTAAGAGTCCCAAAAAAGCAATGCTTAGTAAAAATTTCTGGATTGAGCTGACTTTTTCTTTAAGAAAAAATGAACCTAATATAGCGGCCCAAATGGGCCAGCTATAAAGAGTGACTTGAGCATTGCCAATGGTCGTAAGATTGAAGCTGATAAAAAACAAAATGGCGCGAATGGAGTTGAGCCCCGAGCCCAGAATCATCCACTTCCAATTACTGCGGAAAAGTTTTTGAGGTGCTTTGCGACTTTTTAGCCAAATGAAAAGTACAACGGTGGGAATTAAGGTTCGAAAGAACGCGAGTGAGACCGCGGACATATTATCCGCTTCACGGATAAAAATACCAACAGTCCCCCACAAAACGGAGGTGATAATGACTTTTAGAACTGGAGACATAAAAAAGTGTAATTAAATGATTGGGAAAGGCGTATAATACGCCGGTCTATAATTTTGGCAAAATTATGGAATCAAGATTAGAGGACTTCAGTTTAGTCAGTCTAAGTTTGAGAGGGAGGAGAGGTCTTAAAGTAAAAGAATGGCGGAGAGAGAGAGATTCGAACTCTCGGTACCTTGCGGTACACACGCTTTCCAAGCGAGCACGTTCAGCCACTCCGTCACCTCTCCGCATAAAGCTTAGTAATAAGCTGTTCAGATAGTAATGTAGCTTTATTGTATTGCAAGTTAAAATAATAGGATTTGTAGAGGACTTTATCATGGGAAATATTGAGCAGTTAATTAATGATTTGGGAAATTTTAAGTTACGATTTAAGGCTCGACGAGCGCTCGGGGGCTTTGCGCAGGAAGACGTTTGTCCTGCCTTACTGAATTACCTTAAACAGAGTGACAATAATATCAATGGTGCATGGGCAGCGCTTCAGGTCTTGAAAAAGTTTCGCTATGCAGATGTTTTGGGTGATTTGCCTAGCTTAGCAGAAGCTTACCCTTCTTTAATATGGGATATTCGCGACCTCGAAGAGATTATCACAGGTAAAAAAGCAAGCGATGCCCTCGCGGCTCTGGAGACGAACCTCAACCCCTTCGCTGAATTGCGAACTTTGTTGGGGATCGATTTGCTGAGTTTCAGTGATAAGGGCGGTTTTTATTCTTTTGTGTTAAAGACTGATTTAACTCGCAAGCATGAAATGATTTTAATTGAAGAAGAAAACTTTTATCATATTTATACTGAGTGTGGCGTGGCGGATGAAGAAATATCCGGACAATTGGCCGCCTTAAATGAAAATCTCGATTTAGGTGAATTGAAAATTGAAAGCAAAGAAGATGGCGAGTCAGCTTTAAGCTTGCATTACTCCATAACGCGGGAATCTTCGGCCATTGAACAGGAAAAAGTCCTTCGTCGCTTAGCTCAAGTGGCAGATGGACTCGAGAAACAGCTTAGTGATAAGGATCTAATATGAGCACCCCCCAAGAAATTCTTTATGTTGTCACACTCATGACTAATTCAGCCATGGGCGAACTGTTGGATGAAATGCTTCCCGTTGAGGAACTCTACCCGACTTCGTATTTTGATAAAGATGATGATTTAGCTCGTATGTCATTGTACTATGAAACAGCCGCTGAACGTGACCAAGTCCACGTTCGCTTAGAAAAAGCTTTAGCCAATTGGTCCGATTTCATTGATATTGATGAAGTGGATATTATTGCACAAGAAGTTTTACGTGAAGATTGGTCAGAAACCTGGAAAAAGTTTTTTCATACCGTGAAAGTATCCGATCGCATTGTGATAAAACCTTCTTGGGAAGAATATGAAATTCAAGAAGCAGATGAAGTGATTGTAGAAATTGACCCAGGCATGAGTTTTGGGACAGGCAATCATGGCACAACCAAGGCCTGCTTACAGTTTATCGATCAGGCCTCAGCACTTCAGACGGGCATGTCTTTTTTAGATGCGGGTTGTGGTTCGGGTATTTTGTCATTGGCCGCAGATAGCTTGGGCTGTAGCCCTGTAGAAGCGTTTGATTATGACCCCGAGGCCGTCGCTTGTACCAAGCGTCATTTTGAAGCTATTAACGCTTCGGATCGGATCGATGTTTTTCAGGCCGACTTAACGACTTTAGAATTGGCTAAGCAGTACGATATTATTGCCGCCAATATCTTGGCACCAGTTTTACTCGGCGCCTCAGATAAGTTGATGAATCACCTGAAAAAGGGTAAAGATTCACGCTTGATTTTAGCGGGTATTTTGACGGAACAATACCCCGAAATCAAATCGCATTTTGAGGGCTTAGGCCTCGAAGAATTGCGATCTGCGCAAATAGATGAATGGACCAGCGGAGTCTTCAAATTCTGAAGATAGAAAAGAAGCAAGTACTCATTATTGGACTACTTGCTTGTTCTTGTACCATTTTTTATTTCCAAGCTATTAATAGTAAATTCTACAATTTAGCTTTTATCATTTTAAGTCTAAATTTTTATAGCTATCTAACTTACCTCAGTAAGAAAGTCATGAAGTGGGCTCTCTTATGTGTACTGCTAACGGTAATTATTTTTACTTTGAGTCCAGCAAAAAAAATTGACACAGCAGAACTTAAACGTACTTACCTTTCCAAACTACCCAACTATGAAGGCGTTAGTTATGTTTGGGGAGGTGAAAATAGTCTCGGTATTGATTGTTCCGGTTTGGCTCGCAGGGCTTACCGAGATGCTCTGTTTACTTATACTTTAAAAAATCTTAATAGTGGTGCCTTACGAGAGTTTTTAGCTAATTGGTGGTGGGATTCTTCTGCCGAAGCCATGAGTCAAGGCTATCGTGATTATTTGAAGCCTATAGGTCTAGATGGGACGATAAAAACCCTGCATTATGAAAACCTGGAACCAGGTGATATTGCGATCACAGCAGATGGAGTGCACATGCTCGTATATTTGGGAGAGGAACTCTGGATTCAAGCTGATCCAGTCGCAGAAAAAGTAATTATACGCAATGGCATCGAAGACAAGAACTCCTGGTTCGATGATCAGGTGAAGATCTACCGTTGGTCAAGGATTTAGACTAAGGCCTGTCCTTTGGAGGTGTGTGGCTTAGACACTTGTAGTTTTTCAAGAAGGCCTGCCCACTCTTATAAGCCAGGTAGGTAGTCCACTCTTTAGAGTGCCGAATTACTAAATCAATATAATAACCCGCCTATTCAAGGATTTAGACTAAGGCCTGTCCTTTGGAGGTGTGTGGTTTAGACTCTTGTGGAAATGGATGGGAGCAGCATTAATTCTACAATTATAATTTTTGCTTTTGATCAAGGGAGCTTTTATATTACTTGTACTTTGGAAAGGAGATAGTTATGGCTCACAATCGTGTAAAGGAAAGTTGTTCGGATCAGTCAGTTTATTATTTGGTGACGAATCGCATAGCTGGCGGTCGAATGTTATTCAAAGATCAGGAAAAACAGAAGCTGAAATCTTTGTTATTTGCGGGATGCACAAGGTTTAGTTATCAGGTGATTGATTATGTTTTTATGGATAATCATTTTCATTTATTGATCAAGATTCCGGCTACGAATGAAATGGATAAAATAGAATTATTACAGCGTTATCGACTTCATAAGAAAAACGAAGAAGTAAAATTTATTAACTCAACACAAAGGGAAGAATTCAGGGAAAAGATTCACGATATTTCATTCATTATTGGTAATTTTGAGCAACGATTCGTTCAATGGTTCAATAAAGTACATTCATCGTGGGGGCGCTTGTTTGGCCAAAGGTTTGACTCGGAAATGATTGAGGTTTCGGCTCATTCGGATTCTCTGCTTCGGGTCATGGCCTACATCTCTTTAAATCCAGTTCGAGCCGAAATTGTTTCAGATCCAAAAGACTTTCATTTCTGCGCTTATTCAGATCGTTTAGCAGGCGGAGATATAGGGAAATCAGATCATGAGTTCTTTGACTTGTTTTGTCGTGGAATTGAAGCTAAGGACATCAGAGATAAGCAAAAGCATTTCAGACAGGTGTTTAGAGCTTATATGCTTGGCTTACGTCGTTACCAGAGTGTTGATTCTCAGACTCTCGCTGAATTCTTCAGAGAAGTGAATTTATCTGAGCAACTCGCTTGGGATGATCTTTTTATACATAAATGCAGATTCTTTACTAAGTGTTTGGTCATAGGGTCCGAGGCTTTCGTTCGGAATAAACTAACCAAGTTCTCAGCTAAGATGAAATGGAAAAGAGTTCATGAGCCCTATACGGAGGATGAATGGAATGATATTTATTCACTCAAGCCTAGGCGACGGCAGGCTTCCGCTGATTAGAGAATGTTAAACACCCCCATAAAAACCAACACAGATTTTAAATACAAGATAGCTTCCCAACTGTCTTGAGTGCTTCGTTTTCATTTTAGCTGAGTTTGTACTCTATCGACTAAAATAAAGTTGAATTTTTGATCTCATTACCAGCTAAAAAGGGGGGGGGGCTTGCTTGTTGCGTTCATTTAGACCTTCTAAAAACGAAAAAAAAGCCTCATTTTGAAATTCTTTTAAATCAGCCTTTGACTAAGGCCTGTCCTTTATAAAGGGCGTTATAAAGGGCGTTTAACTAAGGCCTGTCCTTTACAAAGGGCGTTCTTTAATTTTAAAGATTTCTAGTTTTTATAAAATCCGATTTTATGGCTGTGGAAGTATATGTTTTTGTGAGTGTTAAGTTAATGAGCAGTTCATAATCAAGGATAAGTCACATGAAGATGAAAACTAAAGAAGTTTGCAGCTACGATATTCTCTCATTAGGCGAAGTTATGTTGCGCCTTGATTCTGGCGAGGAACGGGTGCGCAATACACGTCAATTCAAAGCTTGGGAGGGTGGAGGCGAGTATAATGTGGCACGAGGCCTGCATCGTTGTTTTAATCAGCGTGCGGCTATAGTCACTGCCCTAGCTGATAATGATATCGGATACTTGATCGAAGACCTCATCTACCAAGGTGGCGTGGATATGACTTATCTTAAGCACTTGCCGTCCGATGAGCGAGGGCTGCGTAATGGGCTCAATTTTACGGAACGAGGCTTTGGTTTCAGGTCATCGCTCGGGACGTCGGATCGTGGGGATACGGCGATCTCTCGTTTGAAGCCAGGCGATATTGATTGGCATAAAATATTTGGAAAAGACGGGGTGCGTTGGTTTCATACGGGAGGGGTCTTTGCCGCCTTATCTGATAGTTCAAAAGAAGTGGCATTAGAGGCGGTTAAAATTGCCAAGCAGTATGGTACGAAAGTCTCGTATGACCCTAATTATCGCGCTTCCCTTTGGAGTGATCGGGGTGGGGTTGAGGCTGCGCAAGAACTTAATCGAGAGATTAGTAATTATGCCGATGTGATTATGGGTATGAGTTTAGATAGTGCTATTATCGATCTCAATTTAAATAAATTGAATCAAAAGGAACTGACGAATATTTTTGAAAAAACGGCGGCTAAGTTCCCGGATTTAAAGGTAATTACTACGACTCTGCGCGAAGTGAAGAGTGCTACGATCAATGATTGGCGCGCCATTGCGTGGTCACCTGAGCAGGGCTTAGTGGAATCATCTCATTATAAGAATTTAGAGTTGTTGGATCGTGTGGGAGGTGGAGATAGCTTTGCCTCAGGTTTAATCTATGGACTCTTAAAAGGAGGGGCTTTGCAGGAGGCGGTGGATTATGGGGCGGCCCATGGTGTGCTGGCGATGACCACTCCAGGTGATACCTCAAGTGCACGACTGGATGAAGTCGAGCAAGTAATGAAAGGGGCCGGAGAAGCTGTCATTCGTTAAGGTGCTCGCCACTGCGGGGGAATATTTTTTATGAGGTCAAATTTTATATTTCTTAAGCGAAAAAGCCATTTGCCAATTTGTTAATATCGCTAAGTGTAAAAAGAAATTTTAAATATAAGGAATTTGAGGGCTAATTATGGCAAATACTACCGATATGATGATTAGTACTTTTTATGATGAAGAGGCAATTGAGTACATTAATAAGAAAACAGGATTGGATTTTCGTTGCACCTCAGATGGTGGCAAATGCGGAGGAACAAAAGCTTTATCTTTTGAGGTATACGGCTCCTGTCATAGGAGTATTGGAAGTGACGAGATTGAGCAATTGATTAAAGCTTTTAAAGAAGCTCCGTTCACATCGCCTGAATATGCGGTTTTGTTTATTGATGATGATAATCAATGTTTTAATGGACTAGTGACTCGTACTTGATTCACGAATAAAGGCCATTTATTTTCCTTCGAAAGGTCGCAGATTAATCTACCCTTGGTCAGAGTTTTAGGCTAAGTCGAAAATACGAATCACTTCTTTCGGTATTGAAGCAGCCATTTTTCTAGTTGGCGACCAGGGCATTCTGATTGTCCGAGGTGTTTGTGACCGTATACTTTGGTTGCAGGAAGTTGATACTTTTTGCGTAAGTAACCTAACATAGTGTTGAGGGAAGCGAGTTGTTTGCTATTGGGAAGCTTTTTATTGAAATCTCCAATAAGCGAAACACCGATGTTATTGGAGTTGGCACCACTGACATGAGCACCTTGGTATTTAATCGGACGGCCTTGGTATATAGTGCCATCACGACCAATGATATAGTGATAGCCAAT is from Lentisphaera profundi and encodes:
- a CDS encoding transposase — translated: MAHNRVKESCSDQSVYYLVTNRIAGGRMLFKDQEKQKLKSLLFAGCTRFSYQVIDYVFMDNHFHLLIKIPATNEMDKIELLQRYRLHKKNEEVKFINSTQREEFREKIHDISFIIGNFEQRFVQWFNKVHSSWGRLFGQRFDSEMIEVSAHSDSLLRVMAYISLNPVRAEIVSDPKDFHFCAYSDRLAGGDIGKSDHEFFDLFCRGIEAKDIRDKQKHFRQVFRAYMLGLRRYQSVDSQTLAEFFREVNLSEQLAWDDLFIHKCRFFTKCLVIGSEAFVRNKLTKFSAKMKWKRVHEPYTEDEWNDIYSLKPRRRQASAD
- a CDS encoding sugar kinase; amino-acid sequence: MSHMKMKTKEVCSYDILSLGEVMLRLDSGEERVRNTRQFKAWEGGGEYNVARGLHRCFNQRAAIVTALADNDIGYLIEDLIYQGGVDMTYLKHLPSDERGLRNGLNFTERGFGFRSSLGTSDRGDTAISRLKPGDIDWHKIFGKDGVRWFHTGGVFAALSDSSKEVALEAVKIAKQYGTKVSYDPNYRASLWSDRGGVEAAQELNREISNYADVIMGMSLDSAIIDLNLNKLNQKELTNIFEKTAAKFPDLKVITTTLREVKSATINDWRAIAWSPEQGLVESSHYKNLELLDRVGGGDSFASGLIYGLLKGGALQEAVDYGAAHGVLAMTTPGDTSSARLDEVEQVMKGAGEAVIR